A stretch of Corallococcus macrosporus DNA encodes these proteins:
- a CDS encoding vWA domain-containing protein — translation MNLKPLSRAVLTAALATGLSATSAWAVTPTYPVTPYPSRPPVKPPLAPREFPATKAEPAKPTPAPAGQGTPAQAQGSQVQDAQVQPQGAQPEIEVAFVLDTTGSMGGLLEGAKQKIFSIASRIAKGKPTPHLKVALVAYRDNGDAYVTKRFELSDDMDSMFAELRKLDANGGGDFPEHVGRGLGEAVSLLKWSQNREVMKVIFLVGDAPPAEREAAWDFKLWSKRAKERHIVVNTVRCGADTSTEESWRYVAKLTDGTFDSIDASGGMVAVATPYDAELSRVNAELASKTLYGGRKEAREMNLARSEATKGMAAEAVADRISYMKSSRGAGKSAPSAAAVSSAPVAVGGAVDLLEKPAALDTLKDEELPQELKGLKKEEQAAKVKQLAAERKVLEEKVAKLATERDQWLSKNASTKEDAFDANVMKSVKAQAAKFGVAY, via the coding sequence ATGAACCTGAAGCCCCTCTCGCGGGCCGTCCTGACGGCCGCGCTCGCCACCGGTCTGTCCGCCACCTCCGCCTGGGCCGTCACGCCCACCTATCCCGTCACGCCCTATCCCTCCCGTCCGCCCGTGAAGCCGCCGCTCGCCCCCCGGGAGTTTCCCGCCACGAAGGCCGAGCCCGCGAAGCCCACCCCCGCGCCCGCGGGGCAGGGCACGCCGGCCCAGGCCCAGGGTTCGCAGGTCCAGGACGCGCAGGTGCAGCCGCAGGGAGCCCAGCCCGAGATCGAGGTGGCCTTCGTGCTGGACACGACGGGGTCCATGGGCGGCCTGCTGGAGGGCGCGAAGCAGAAGATCTTCTCCATCGCGTCGCGCATCGCGAAGGGCAAGCCCACGCCGCACCTGAAGGTCGCGCTGGTGGCCTACCGTGACAACGGGGACGCCTATGTGACGAAGCGCTTCGAGCTGAGCGACGACATGGACTCCATGTTCGCGGAGCTGCGCAAGCTGGACGCGAACGGAGGCGGGGACTTCCCGGAGCACGTGGGGCGCGGCCTGGGGGAGGCCGTGTCGCTGCTCAAGTGGAGCCAGAACCGCGAGGTGATGAAGGTCATCTTCCTGGTGGGCGACGCGCCCCCCGCCGAGCGCGAGGCCGCCTGGGACTTCAAGCTGTGGTCCAAGCGCGCGAAGGAGCGCCACATCGTGGTGAACACCGTGCGCTGCGGCGCGGACACGAGCACCGAGGAGTCCTGGCGCTACGTGGCGAAGCTGACGGACGGGACGTTCGACTCCATCGACGCGTCGGGCGGCATGGTGGCGGTGGCCACGCCCTATGACGCGGAGCTGTCGCGCGTGAACGCGGAGCTGGCGTCGAAGACGCTCTACGGCGGCCGCAAGGAGGCGCGCGAAATGAACCTCGCCCGCTCGGAGGCCACCAAGGGCATGGCCGCGGAGGCCGTCGCGGACCGCATCAGCTACATGAAGTCGAGCCGGGGCGCGGGCAAGAGCGCTCCCAGCGCTGCGGCGGTGAGCAGCGCGCCCGTGGCCGTCGGCGGCGCGGTGGACCTTTTGGAGAAGCCGGCCGCGCTCGACACCCTCAAGGACGAGGAGCTGCCCCAGGAGCTCAAGGGCCTCAAGAAGGAGGAGCAGGCCGCGAAGGTGAAGCAGCTCGCCGCCGAGCGCAAGGTGCTGGAGGAGAAGGTCGCGAAGCTGGCCACCGAGCGCGACCAGTGGCTGTCGAAGAACGCGTCCACCAAGGAGGACGCGTTCGACGCCAACGTGATGAAGAGCGTGAAGGCCCAGGCCGCGAAGTTCGGCGTCGCGTACTGA
- a CDS encoding histone deacetylase encodes MRVFHIDRYSVPLPDGHRFPMEKYRLLREILLARGILPPAAFHEAPRAERHELERVHTPRYLDAFFGGALTDAELRRLGFPWSPLLVDNARASVGGTLAAARAALEDGFGANLAGGTHHAFPDHGEGFCVFNDIAVAIRVLQAEGAIRRAVVVDLDVHQGNGTAATFANDASVFTFSMHGEHNFPFRKQPSHLDLGLEDGVGDAEYLAVLDAHLPHVLESAHADLLFFQAGVDPLAEDTLGRLSLTHAGLRERDLRVMRAAKERGLPVVLTLGGGYARPLAPSLEAHVGTYLAACSLFR; translated from the coding sequence GTGCGCGTCTTCCACATCGACAGGTACTCCGTCCCCCTGCCCGACGGGCACCGCTTCCCCATGGAGAAGTACCGGCTGCTGCGCGAAATCCTGCTCGCGCGCGGCATCCTGCCCCCGGCCGCCTTCCACGAGGCCCCCCGCGCGGAGCGCCACGAACTGGAGCGCGTCCACACCCCGCGCTACCTGGACGCCTTCTTCGGTGGCGCCCTCACGGACGCGGAGCTGCGCCGGCTGGGCTTCCCCTGGTCCCCGCTGCTGGTGGACAACGCGCGCGCGTCCGTGGGCGGCACCCTGGCCGCGGCCCGCGCCGCCCTGGAGGACGGCTTCGGCGCGAACCTGGCCGGCGGCACGCACCACGCGTTCCCGGACCACGGGGAGGGCTTCTGTGTCTTCAACGACATCGCCGTGGCCATCCGCGTCCTCCAGGCGGAAGGGGCCATCCGCCGCGCGGTGGTGGTGGACCTGGACGTGCACCAGGGCAACGGCACCGCGGCCACCTTCGCGAACGACGCGTCCGTCTTCACCTTCTCCATGCACGGCGAGCACAACTTCCCCTTCCGCAAGCAGCCCTCGCACCTGGACCTGGGGCTGGAGGACGGCGTGGGGGACGCGGAGTACCTGGCCGTGCTCGACGCCCACCTGCCCCACGTCCTGGAGTCCGCGCACGCCGACCTGCTCTTCTTCCAGGCCGGCGTGGATCCGCTGGCCGAGGACACCCTGGGCCGGCTGTCGCTCACCCACGCGGGGCTGCGCGAGCGCGACCTGCGCGTCATGCGCGCGGCGAAGGAGCGCGGCCTCCCCGTGGTGCTCACCCTGGGCGGCGGCTACGCGAGGCCGCTGGCGCCGTCCCTGGAAGCCCACGTCGGGACTTATCTCGCCGCATGTTCGTTGTTCCGCTGA
- a CDS encoding pirin family protein has translation MMYVRTSEARGHAEHGWLDTHHTFSFADYYDPDFMGFRSLRVINEDTVAPRRGFGKHPHRDMEILTYVVSGAVEHEDSMGTRALIRPGEVQRMSAGTGVVHSETNPLDEPLHLLQIWLSPDRQGLPPGYEQKRFAPQERQGRLRVVASHDGRDGSLTVHQDVVLSATELGAGQRVDYALQPGRHAWLQVIRGEATLNGVALKAGDGVAVSEETALALEARTPTEALLFDLA, from the coding sequence ATGATGTACGTCCGGACGTCGGAAGCGCGGGGCCACGCGGAGCACGGCTGGCTCGACACCCATCACACCTTTTCGTTCGCGGACTACTACGACCCGGACTTCATGGGGTTCCGCTCGCTGCGCGTCATCAACGAGGACACCGTCGCGCCGCGCCGGGGCTTCGGCAAGCACCCGCACCGGGACATGGAGATCCTCACCTACGTGGTGAGCGGCGCGGTGGAGCACGAGGACAGCATGGGCACGCGCGCCCTCATCCGCCCGGGCGAGGTGCAGCGCATGAGCGCGGGCACCGGCGTGGTGCACAGCGAGACGAACCCGCTGGATGAGCCGCTGCACCTCTTGCAGATATGGCTGTCGCCGGACCGCCAGGGCCTGCCCCCCGGCTACGAGCAGAAGCGCTTCGCGCCCCAGGAGCGCCAGGGCCGCCTGCGCGTGGTGGCGTCACACGACGGACGGGACGGGTCGCTGACGGTGCACCAGGACGTGGTGCTGTCCGCCACGGAGCTGGGCGCGGGCCAGCGGGTGGATTACGCGCTCCAGCCCGGCCGCCACGCCTGGCTCCAGGTCATCCGGGGCGAGGCCACGCTCAACGGCGTGGCGCTCAAGGCCGGTGACGGCGTGGCGGTGTCCGAGGAGACGGCGCTGGCCCTGGAGGCGAGGACGCCCACGGAGGCGCTGCTGTTCGACCTCGCGTGA
- a CDS encoding peptide chain release factor family protein: protein MTPTLPIAPPARRQAAREALALDDEALLKVCDVEFFIASGPGGQHRNTTASGVRLTHPPTELSVTATERRSQSQNKDAAVRRLRAGLQALTFVPKVRKATRPTLGSKRRRLEDKKRTSEKKAGRGGRLGD from the coding sequence ATGACGCCGACCCTGCCCATCGCTCCCCCAGCACGACGCCAGGCCGCCCGGGAGGCCCTCGCCCTGGATGACGAGGCCCTGCTCAAGGTCTGCGACGTGGAGTTCTTCATCGCCTCCGGGCCCGGCGGTCAGCACCGCAACACCACCGCCAGCGGCGTGCGCCTCACCCACCCGCCCACGGAGCTGTCCGTCACCGCCACCGAGCGCCGCAGCCAGTCCCAGAACAAGGACGCGGCCGTGCGCCGCCTGCGCGCGGGCCTGCAGGCCCTCACCTTCGTGCCCAAGGTCCGCAAGGCCACCCGCCCCACCCTGGGCTCCAAGCGCCGCCGCCTGGAGGACAAGAAGCGCACCTCGGAGAAGAAGGCCGGGCGCGGCGGCAGGCTGGGCGACTAG
- a CDS encoding type IV pilus modification PilV family protein codes for MSARLPSSSRRGSGILEVLISMSVLALAAVGAVMGMVAATRDVKDGQVLQGRRMLLEARTQRLWLASKMELANEAVARPSTYPPELALGATPWKLDPSTPQAGDVGTGAYFRVLPTGQVEPALDVPNGTPCSATTPDGVLPRDVYCREILVTKGLPKDLPAAAQAMVPAGALPFTFWTRAYRKGDSLERAIVHSEVFVQ; via the coding sequence ATGAGCGCCCGTCTCCCTTCCTCCTCCCGCCGGGGCAGCGGCATCCTGGAGGTCCTCATCTCCATGAGCGTCCTGGCGCTGGCCGCCGTGGGCGCCGTCATGGGCATGGTGGCCGCCACCCGCGACGTGAAGGACGGCCAGGTGCTCCAGGGGCGGCGCATGCTGCTGGAGGCGCGCACGCAGCGCCTGTGGCTGGCGTCCAAGATGGAGCTGGCGAACGAGGCCGTCGCGCGGCCTTCCACCTATCCGCCGGAATTGGCCCTGGGCGCGACGCCCTGGAAGCTGGACCCCAGCACGCCGCAGGCGGGCGACGTGGGCACCGGCGCCTACTTCCGCGTGCTCCCCACGGGCCAGGTGGAGCCGGCGCTGGACGTGCCCAACGGCACGCCCTGCAGCGCCACCACTCCGGACGGGGTGCTGCCGCGCGACGTCTACTGCCGTGAAATCCTGGTGACGAAGGGGCTGCCCAAGGACCTGCCGGCCGCGGCCCAGGCCATGGTGCCCGCCGGCGCCCTGCCCTTCACCTTCTGGACGCGCGCGTACCGCAAGGGCGACAGCCTGGAGCGCGCCATCGTGCACAGCGAGGTGTTCGTCCAATGA
- a CDS encoding PilW family protein, protein MRHRSTTRGMTLLETMVAAALATIILAAATALLLAGGRVVHNTEHVADSHDHARLAGETLLSAVRQAGAGMSEGLWVVSGGTPQHINPVFGGDGAGSGVLAATTSGNLPGTDGSDDLWLVIPDRNYLGRDCAPGAAMSVVKSGTGPIEVNCVGTPSGAPPANPMLVASNMKSGALLTQASVTSTPPTATVNYLESGVPGFSNAPHKGGFQRTDMVYPVRLLHFFIGTNPVNGRKALMRAEGTPGGDVSGRPFLDMGDPVVVQDFVEDLQVAFGVDATNTGDPAKYAFQDGFKPEYTPGLRSVRISVVATGRTPRRDTRDQAVLSEDLPLAVENHTPAVVPADGYFRSLFSRRAELPNLASASL, encoded by the coding sequence ATGAGGCACAGGTCGACGACTCGCGGCATGACGCTGCTGGAGACGATGGTGGCCGCGGCGCTCGCCACCATCATCCTCGCGGCGGCCACGGCGCTGCTGCTGGCGGGCGGGCGCGTGGTGCACAACACGGAGCACGTGGCGGACAGCCACGACCACGCGCGGCTCGCGGGAGAGACGCTCCTGTCCGCGGTGCGCCAGGCCGGCGCGGGCATGTCCGAGGGCCTCTGGGTGGTGTCCGGTGGAACGCCCCAGCACATCAACCCCGTCTTCGGCGGGGATGGCGCGGGCTCCGGCGTGCTCGCCGCCACCACGTCCGGCAACCTGCCGGGCACGGACGGCAGCGACGACCTGTGGCTGGTGATTCCGGACCGCAACTACCTGGGCCGCGACTGCGCGCCGGGCGCGGCCATGTCCGTGGTGAAGAGCGGCACCGGCCCCATCGAGGTCAACTGCGTGGGCACGCCCAGCGGCGCCCCGCCCGCCAATCCCATGCTGGTGGCCAGCAACATGAAGAGCGGCGCGCTGCTCACCCAGGCGTCGGTGACGAGCACCCCGCCCACGGCCACGGTGAACTACCTGGAGTCCGGCGTGCCGGGCTTCTCCAACGCGCCCCACAAGGGCGGCTTCCAGCGCACCGACATGGTGTACCCCGTGCGGCTGCTGCACTTCTTCATCGGGACGAACCCGGTCAACGGCCGCAAGGCGCTGATGCGCGCGGAGGGCACGCCGGGCGGTGACGTGTCCGGGCGGCCCTTCCTGGACATGGGCGACCCAGTGGTGGTGCAGGACTTCGTGGAGGACCTCCAGGTGGCCTTCGGCGTGGACGCCACGAACACGGGCGACCCCGCCAAGTACGCGTTCCAGGACGGCTTCAAGCCCGAGTACACGCCGGGCCTGCGCTCCGTGCGCATCAGCGTGGTGGCCACCGGCCGCACGCCCCGCCGCGACACGCGGGACCAGGCCGTCCTCTCCGAGGACCTGCCGCTCGCGGTGGAGAACCACACGCCCGCCGTCGTCCCCGCGGACGGCTACTTCCGCAGCCTCTTCTCGCGCCGGGCGGAGCTGCCCAACCTGGCCTCGGCCAGCCTGTGA
- a CDS encoding HD domain-containing protein: MPTLEDAIALAVAAHQGQRDKAGQPYILHPLRVMLRLSSDAERTAAILHDVVEDTPYTLERLRELGYPEDVLSALDCLTKREGESYEAFIERLRPHPLARRVKLADLEDNMDVRRLKDVTPKDAERLSRYVAAWTRLRAE, encoded by the coding sequence ATGCCCACGCTCGAAGACGCCATCGCCCTGGCGGTGGCCGCGCACCAGGGTCAGCGCGACAAGGCAGGACAGCCCTACATCCTCCACCCGCTGCGGGTGATGCTCCGTCTGTCATCCGACGCGGAGCGCACCGCGGCCATCCTCCACGACGTGGTGGAGGACACGCCGTACACGCTGGAGCGCCTGCGGGAGCTGGGCTACCCGGAGGACGTGCTGTCCGCGCTGGACTGCCTGACGAAGCGCGAGGGCGAAAGCTACGAGGCCTTCATCGAGCGGCTGCGTCCCCACCCCCTGGCCCGCCGCGTGAAGCTGGCGGACCTGGAGGACAACATGGACGTGCGCAGGCTGAAGGACGTCACGCCCAAGGACGCCGAGCGCCTGTCGCGCTACGTGGCCGCCTGGACGCGCCTGCGCGCGGAGTAG
- the acnA gene encoding aconitate hydratase AcnA encodes MTDSFGTKAQLKVGSATYDYFSLATLAKAHPAVNRLPFSLKVLLENLLRNEDGRVVKREHIEKMLAWDPKAAPETEISFHPARVLLQDFTGVPAVVDMAAMREALASMGGDPAKINPRNPADLVIDHSVQIDSFATTAAFKENAELEFERNRERYAFLRWGQSAFKGFGVVPPDIGICHQVNLEFLAQVTFRQGSTVYPDTLVGTDSHTTMINGLGVVGWGVGGIEAEAALLGQPITMLIPQVVGFKLTGKLPAGATATDLVLTVTQMLRKKGVVGKFVEFYGEGLKGLSLPDRATIANMAPEYGATIGFFPVDEESCNYLRFTGRPDDVVALTEAYAKAQGLWLNAGAQDPLFSDTLELDLAAVVPSLAGPKRPQDRVPLKEMKAGYEKSLVEMLAAGKSKGEDDEGPKGGAKAPAAPVAPERLAQAVTVKAGKQSYQVGHGAVVIASITSCTNTSNPAVLVAAGILAKKAVEKGLKPQPWVKTSLAPGSRVVTEYLRDAGLLPYLEAVGFHVVGYGCTTCIGNSGPLPEPVSNAVVEGDLVVAAVLSGNRNFEGRINPHVRMNYLASPPLVVAYALAGEVGRDLDNEPLGTDPNGKPVFLKDIWPSNEEIKETIRTAVKPEQFRSQYANAMEGDTLWQQLQVSKGSTFQWDEKSTYVRKPPFFENLPKEPKAVQDIKGARVLALLGDSVTTDHISPAGNIAKTSPAAKYLMAEGVEPKDFNSYGARRGNHEVMVRGTFANIRLKNLLVPGVEGGVTVHIPTRERMSIYDASMKYQADNIPLVVLAGAEYGTGSSRDWAAKGTQLLGVKAVIAKSFERIHRSNLVGMGVLPLQFEAGQDAQSLGLTGHETFEITGIAEGLAPQKKLTVKATGEKGPIEFTALCRIDTPNELDYYRNGGILQYVLRQLAKA; translated from the coding sequence ATGACGGACAGTTTCGGCACCAAGGCCCAGCTCAAGGTCGGCTCGGCCACCTACGACTACTTCAGCCTGGCCACGCTGGCGAAGGCCCACCCGGCGGTCAACCGCCTCCCGTTCTCGCTGAAGGTCCTGCTGGAGAACCTGCTGCGCAACGAGGATGGCCGCGTCGTCAAGCGCGAGCACATCGAGAAGATGCTCGCCTGGGACCCCAAGGCGGCCCCGGAGACCGAAATCTCCTTCCACCCCGCGCGCGTGCTGCTCCAGGACTTCACCGGCGTGCCGGCCGTCGTGGACATGGCCGCCATGCGCGAGGCCCTGGCCTCCATGGGCGGTGACCCGGCCAAAATCAATCCGCGCAACCCGGCGGACCTGGTCATCGACCACTCGGTGCAGATCGACTCGTTCGCCACCACCGCGGCCTTCAAGGAGAACGCGGAGCTGGAGTTCGAGCGCAACCGCGAGCGCTACGCCTTCCTGCGCTGGGGCCAGAGCGCGTTCAAGGGCTTTGGCGTGGTGCCGCCGGACATCGGCATCTGCCACCAGGTGAACCTGGAGTTCCTGGCGCAGGTGACGTTCCGACAGGGCAGCACCGTGTACCCGGACACGCTCGTGGGCACGGACAGCCACACGACGATGATCAACGGCCTGGGCGTGGTGGGCTGGGGCGTGGGCGGCATCGAGGCGGAGGCGGCGCTCTTGGGCCAGCCCATCACGATGCTGATTCCGCAGGTGGTGGGCTTCAAGCTCACCGGCAAGCTGCCCGCGGGCGCCACGGCCACGGACCTGGTGCTCACCGTCACGCAGATGCTTCGCAAGAAGGGCGTGGTGGGCAAGTTCGTGGAGTTCTACGGCGAGGGCCTCAAGGGGCTGTCGCTGCCGGACCGCGCCACCATCGCGAACATGGCTCCGGAGTACGGCGCCACCATCGGCTTCTTCCCGGTGGACGAGGAGAGCTGCAACTACCTGCGCTTCACCGGCCGCCCGGATGACGTCGTGGCGCTGACGGAGGCGTACGCCAAGGCGCAGGGCCTGTGGCTGAACGCCGGCGCGCAGGACCCGCTCTTCAGCGACACGCTGGAGCTGGACCTGGCCGCCGTGGTGCCCAGCCTCGCGGGCCCCAAGCGTCCGCAGGACCGCGTGCCCCTGAAGGAGATGAAGGCCGGGTACGAGAAGTCCCTGGTGGAGATGCTCGCCGCGGGCAAGAGCAAGGGCGAGGACGACGAGGGCCCCAAGGGCGGCGCGAAGGCCCCCGCGGCCCCGGTGGCCCCGGAGCGGCTGGCGCAGGCCGTCACCGTGAAGGCCGGCAAGCAGAGCTACCAGGTGGGCCACGGCGCGGTGGTCATCGCGTCCATCACGTCCTGCACCAACACGTCCAATCCGGCGGTGCTGGTGGCCGCGGGCATCCTGGCGAAGAAGGCCGTGGAGAAGGGCCTCAAGCCGCAGCCCTGGGTGAAGACGTCCCTGGCCCCGGGCAGCCGCGTGGTGACGGAGTACCTGCGCGACGCGGGCCTGCTGCCCTACCTGGAGGCCGTGGGCTTCCACGTCGTGGGCTACGGCTGCACCACCTGCATCGGCAACTCCGGCCCGCTGCCGGAGCCCGTCTCCAACGCGGTGGTGGAGGGCGACCTGGTGGTGGCGGCGGTGCTGTCCGGCAACCGCAACTTCGAGGGCCGCATCAACCCGCACGTGCGCATGAACTACCTGGCGAGCCCCCCGCTCGTGGTGGCGTACGCGCTGGCCGGTGAAGTGGGCCGCGACCTGGACAACGAGCCGCTGGGCACGGACCCCAACGGCAAGCCGGTGTTCCTCAAGGACATCTGGCCGTCCAACGAGGAGATCAAGGAGACCATCCGCACGGCCGTGAAGCCGGAGCAGTTCCGCAGCCAGTACGCGAACGCCATGGAAGGCGACACGCTCTGGCAGCAGCTCCAGGTGAGCAAGGGCTCCACGTTCCAGTGGGATGAGAAGTCCACCTACGTGCGCAAGCCGCCCTTCTTCGAGAACCTCCCGAAGGAGCCCAAGGCCGTCCAGGACATCAAGGGCGCGCGCGTGCTGGCGCTCCTGGGTGACTCCGTCACGACGGACCACATCTCCCCCGCGGGCAACATCGCGAAGACGAGCCCCGCCGCGAAGTACCTCATGGCGGAGGGCGTGGAGCCCAAGGACTTCAACTCCTACGGCGCGCGCCGCGGCAACCACGAGGTGATGGTGCGCGGCACCTTCGCCAACATCCGCCTGAAGAACCTGCTGGTTCCCGGCGTGGAGGGCGGCGTCACGGTGCACATCCCCACGCGTGAGCGGATGAGCATCTACGACGCGTCCATGAAGTACCAGGCGGACAACATCCCGCTCGTGGTGCTCGCGGGCGCCGAGTACGGCACCGGCTCCAGCCGCGACTGGGCGGCCAAGGGCACGCAGCTCTTGGGCGTGAAGGCCGTCATCGCGAAGAGCTTCGAGCGCATCCACCGCTCCAACCTCGTGGGCATGGGCGTGCTGCCCCTGCAGTTCGAGGCGGGCCAGGACGCGCAGTCGCTGGGCCTCACCGGCCACGAGACGTTCGAGATCACCGGCATCGCGGAGGGGCTGGCGCCGCAGAAGAAGCTCACCGTGAAGGCCACCGGTGAGAAGGGCCCCATCGAGTTCACGGCGCTGTGCCGCATCGACACGCCGAACGAGCTCGACTACTACCGCAACGGCGGCATCCTCCAGTACGTGCTCCGCCAGCTCGCCAAGGCGTAA